A part of Rhinolophus ferrumequinum isolate MPI-CBG mRhiFer1 chromosome 11, mRhiFer1_v1.p, whole genome shotgun sequence genomic DNA contains:
- the CSRP3 gene encoding cysteine and glycine-rich protein 3 codes for MPNWGGGAKCGACEKTVYHAEEIQCNGRSFHKTCFHCMACRKALDSTTVAAHDSEIYCKVCYGRKYGPKGIGFGQGAGCLSTDTGEHLGLQFQESPKAARSATTSNPSKFTAKFGESEKCPRCGKSVYAAEKVMGGGKPWHKTCFRCAICGKSLESTNVTDKDGELYCKVCYAKNFGPTGIGFGGLTQQVEKKE; via the exons ATGCCGAACTGGGGTGGAGGAGCAAAATGCGGAGCCTGCGAAAAGACAGTCTATCACGCAGAAGAGATCCAGTGCAATGGAAGGAGTTTCCACAAGACCTGTTTCCACTGCA TGGCCTGCAGGAAGGCTCTTGATAGCACGACGGTCGCAGCTCATGATTCGGAGATCTACTGTAAGGTCTGCTATGGGCGCAAGTACGGCCCCAAGGGGATCGGGTTTGGACAAGGCGCCGGCTGCCTCAGCACCGACACGGGCGAACACCTGGGCCTCCAGTTCCAAGA GTCCCCAAAGGCAGCACGCTCAGCCACCACCAGCAACCCTTCCAAGTTCACTGCCAAGTTTGGGGAGTCAGAGAAGTGCCCTCGATGCGGAAAGTCAGTCTATGCTGCGGAGAAGGTGATGGGAGGTGGCAAG CCTTGGCACAAGACCTGTTTTCGCTGTGCCATCTGTGGGAAAAGTCTAGAGTCTACGAACGTTACTGACAAAGATGGGGAACTTTATTGCAAAG TTTGCTATGCCAAAAATTTTGGCCCTACAGGTATTGGGTTTGGAGGCCTTACACAACaagtggaaaagaaagaatga